The DNA window ATCTTGGTTTCCATCCCAAAGAAAGGCCACCCGAGTACCAATAATCGAAACATCTAGACCATATAGAAAATTGAAGCTAACATCAAGTTTTGTCTCCAAAAGAAACAGTAGTTGTGGATTGTAACGACCCAGCGTATGTCGCACACGACAAACAGTTCGTGGGTTCCCCAAACCACAGATATTCCAACTTATCAGATTCATAATGGCCTGCTGCTCTAACTCAGAGAGCCAGCCTCATCAGTAAAAGAAGAAGTCTATGCAAAATACGAGGTTGCAGAAACAATAGATACAGGAGAACTAAGTCGTGCCTATTTTTCCCACCCAAAATAAGTCGAGTTCCTTCTGTGAACACTATGTAAACTCTGTCAAAATAGCAAAATGGTCATCCACCGTCATGGACGCATAACTAGTCTTAGTGGGATTCGGTTTGTCCAAAGATAGACCTAAAGTAGTATCCATTTCCTAAATAAAATCCAAAGTAGAAAACAATGAAGGGAAAACGTGTGAGGAATGCGATCCATCCCCCAAAAGTGGTGCAGCAATCAGTGGGTCATTGCACAACCAAACACTAGACAGAGACTGTCGACGACACAGTTGTGCCCGCAGGGAAATATCCCACTCCAACGAAACATTCGTAGAACCAAGAGTCAACCGACGAGGACAGAAACTCTCGCTATGGCACAATTTGTTGCAAAAGAGGGATAGTCGCTCATAGCAAAACCGTGCATATACCCAGTGTTGATAAGTTAAAGCAAGGCGCTTTCTCTGCTTTAATGAAATTCGGACATCCAACTAAACCCGAATATGTAGAAACTGTTGTAGACCAAAACCAGGGGTTGAAGAGTCGAGTCCCAAGAAAAGCACCAAATTGTCGTGCCAAACTCTTAGTCCTGTACCCCACCAGGATGTCATGAATTTGAACCCAGAAGTCCAAAAAACCCAAGAATACTTTAAGAAGATTTTCCCCTGACATTAAACGATGAAACACGAGCAAGTGGTTATTGAAAGTCCAAGGGCTACCTTGGAGCACCCGATCAATGTTCACAACCGCATAAAATTGAAATCGAAAGCGTTTCTCACCCAGATCAGAAATAGAGACACTCCCAATGGGATGCCAAAGATTTGCCATTATCGAGTGCATGGCTTCAAATCAGATCACACTCGCAGTCAGAAAACTACCCACCCAACATAAATCAAAACAAGAAACACTGCCTGAAGCATCAGGGGTAACCAGCCATGCTTTTTCCTCGTCATCATGAAGGGATAAACCTGCAATTTCATCTTCCATAGTCAAATATGAGAAGCAGCATTCAcgcaaaaaaaaaatggaaaaatgaagttcagataaacaaacaaagaaaccGCACGTGCCACAAGGCAGACTAGTATTAGTattgataaatatattttttagtatagGTGTGTTACAATTTCTTTTTACACATAACACTCCCATCTGATGCATTTATTTCCAATTCGGATAAATTGCTCTTTTACCCCTAgtcttttaaattatataaaataattgactttaaacattatattataatttataaaacttttttaaaaattaatcttatttgctattgtttttatataataaaattctttttcataaattaatttgTCTATTAGtacataattttataataaaacattggtatatctatttattataatcatgttaacataatattttaatcattttaacataatatttccaaacttaataataaaacatatattttatatcgTACTAATGTGTATTatcgatttttttatgttaagaTTAATTTacgttatttttattttttctgaaaataaTTACATTAATAAATACTATAAGTCAGTGTCTTGTACAACTATacaaattaatataatgcatGTGATAAACCCATAATATGAATGGTTAATTAAATGATAAGAATTTTTATGGTGACGAGGTATGTACTATGAAACCAAACAAGCACATGACATGCATGAGAACAGATCATAAGTCACGATAGATTAAATTTGGAAAGTCAACTTGTGAAGTGCTCAGATACGAAAGTCAGCTCAAAAGGAATCCCAATGAGAGATCTGGCGGGCAAAGGGAAATTAAGGCAAATTAGATTTGGGGGGGTGGGGGGGGGAAGCTTCATGGATCATAGATAAATTCTTAGCATGTGCCCTCATCACTaatctcaattttctttttaGGGATCAAATAGGCGCATCATTGACCAACAAATTGAAAACTCCTATGTTTTGTATATTCTCAAAAAATTCCctttgaataatatttttttgtttatttagtatttatattttcataaaatgttaaaatatttgtattttgaaaatatctaatgtgATACTTAAATTATCAATCTATGTATTATTATGATAATTGAAGTTAACATAATTAGTGAATGCTAAACTAGTCAATGAAAATTCAACAcgtaaaattattttctagataaataaataactaaacctaaattaataaaaaaaagttaatactaAACTTACATAAGCAAAAACATTGttttttattaaagtaaaaattaatGTTATCTTCTCCAAAGAATTTTCCATTTGAACTCAAGTTTCCTTTACATGAAACCCTAATTTACTTTAATGGAAAAGATGACGTTTTTACTTATGTAAGTTTactatttactttttttattaaccaTGTATGGTTTAATATtagctattttttatttaatgtaatcttattgttgtattttgtttttttacataATGTTATATTATCTGGACttgattatttgaaaaaaaaatcacgcGTTGAATTTTCATTGGTTGATTTAAAATTCAATATCAGCGTTTAACTATAATtactatatttatataaaaagtgATAATTTAGATACCacattgaatatttttaaaatgtaaataccatattaaacattttattaaattacagTAATACATAATCCCAATCATTTCATGTGATTCATATGGAAAATAAGAAACGAAGTAATATTTAATGATGTGCACCCGGATCCATATAAAACCAAAGCAGTGGCACATAAATTATCCAATATGATGCTAGAGGCTGTCCAACAAATCAAGGAATTTCAGAGGTGGAACCACTAAACTCATATTGAAACGAATCAACCTCGGACTCGGCCTATTAATAATTTCCAAATGACTAGGGTGTTTGAGAAGTTAATGCGATGGGGTTATGCGACCATTGGTCACGGACCTTTTAGGGACAATGTAATTGTCTAGTGTTCGTTTCCCAACACGTTCGAGGCACAGTAGATTGCTTGCCTTTAAGAGAATAATTGTTCAAACTTAAAGGAATAAATGCAACAGGGTTTCTGCTATGATCCTCGTAACCAATGGAGAAAGCTACTATTACTTAATAAACAAATTGGGGTCACGGTGAAGGCAACATCTATAACCTCCTCAACCCGGATAAGATGATAAACCCGAATTCAGGAAATTATATTAAACATATAAGTGATTCGGTCTTTATCAAAATCGATTTTCCattttaaaactcaagtttataaATAATCAACTGTTATAGATGTTGAtacaataattaaaacataagttatttttaataaaacaattcggtttaatcaaatattaacaaataataacctaaattttataacttatactGAATGAGATGCAcctaacaattaaattaaaaccaaACCCCAAACCACGATTCGTAATGAAAGAAAACGGAAAATACTCGACCTACTaaggaattaaaaataataacattaacgGAAATAAAGATGGAACAAAAGCTGAGATCCTTCGAGTGTCGTGTTTGCATCCTAGTCTGAAGGATTATTTGTAAAGATGAAAATTAGGGGGAGCGAGATATTAAAGTTCAATGTGAGTTCCTTTACAATAAACCAAGACATACAATTATacttttaaacattaaataacacCATACAACATTATCAAGATCAATTGGTTATAAATATCTGTCAATTTCAAATACGATAATTCGGTGTTGTTACTTTAGTTAAgcaataataatattatcaaatATAGACAATCAACTAAATCAATTTTAGGGTTATTCATACTGTTCACGAAAGATATATGCACATAAATCAGTTCAATCATTTCATCAAGTAAATTCAGTCATGTATGCATAAATTGTCAAATATGCCATACAAAAATCGGTTTAAAAATTGGTTGTCCTAACCCCACCACTAGCGCTCCAAAATTGGGAGTTCCCTAGAACTCCCTCCACCATCACTCCAATTTGTGGACTTAATACCACATTCGAATTCGAGTAATTACAGATAAAAGTTGTCGGTAATTGTGGAAACACAACCATCTCGCAAATAAGAGCTGTCAAAGGGATTGTGAGAGCAGAGTGAAAATGTCATAGTTAGGATCTACTATAACTGTGGGTACACAACGAGGCCGTCACAGTTGGAATCTGCTGTAACTGTGAGTACAAAACGAATGATTAAATGCAGATATACTACTGATTCTTCCTCCAATCATATCAACCCAACCCATGGAAATGCattataattaattcaaaagCATTCAAACAttgtaatattaaatattctatCTCTTTGCAAATCAATACCATTCACTATCAATTTAAGCATTCAATATGTCTACCATTTAAGGCATATGAGTTATTCAATTGGGTATTTATACAAATAATATGTAAAGTCATTCATGGTTCAATCAATCAATCAAGAGTAACCACATATATAAGTTCAATTATCCATATATCTCGTTGTTCTATTCCTAAtctaggacttaattgcataatctaGTTCTCTAAATGCCTTTAAAATTTGAATCAGGTATATATTTGAATAAAGTAATAAAAGTTgagacaaaattataatttttgagtttcaGGGGCCATACGACTATGTGATCGGACCGTGTACGAAGCCCCAGGCTGTATGCGATTCAAATAAGTGAGGTGCAGTGGCCATAGGACCGTATGCGGCACCCTAGGCCGTGTATGAAGCGAATAGGTAAGGTGTAGGGGCCATGCGGCCGTGTGACCAGACCATGTGCGATGCCCTAGGTTGTGTGGGAAGCGAAGGTGCGAAAGATTATAGAAGAACATGGCCGTGTACTGTgaggccatgtgatccacacggaATGACTAGAcgcctgtgtggtaggccgtgtgcaattGAGCAGGTTTgaattttgactcgatttttcaTAAAAGAACACACACTTGACTTTCGTGGTCTCGTACGATGGTCCTCATGTCCAGGTATGATCCGGATTACCTACACGAGTCTTTCTATTGACAAAAACACTAGAATTAATGACGGATTTCAAGATTTAGGGAGTTTTTCGGCAAGATTGTAAAAGATTCGTAACAAATGAAAGATTTAACGAAAACaataattttccaaaattgatGGGATCTAGATATTGGGAAACAAGAAAGAGTTATCGATCTTAATAGGAATCTAGAGGTTGATGGTACGAATTCAACGATTGATGATAAACGATTTGATTTGGACTTGATTGCGAAGTTAAGATTTAAGAGCTAATTTCTAGTAAGATCTTTAAAAGAATTTTGCAAAATAGGGTTTCCAgagaaaattaagaataaataggGAGAATGAGGGTTTCAATTTGAGTTAGAATCGAATAGGAAATCCTAATTGTATTAGGAAGTGGTTTATTAGTTGGACTAGGAAAACAATAAAGGTTGTTTAGCAATTAACTCTTTTTGTCTGAAATTAAGCAATAATAAAGGAAAGGAAGTAAAACCAACATGACTTGAAACTAAAATCAAAGGAATGGAAAGGATGAAACTTAGTCATTAGCTTAATGTCCATCTTATGGTCATATTTTACCACAAATGATACATAAGTTACTttaattttagttctttaaaTGAAGAAAATTAAAGGGAAAAGTGAGAAAAAGGTAGAATTTGAGCCTTAGTTCTCTAGAAAATTTATTAAACTCTTAACTATTAATGCTAGAActaatttatatcaatttttaaaattctaacatCTTATATTTCTGTAGCGTTACAACATCTGTTAATGGAGACAAATGAGTAAGTTGGCAGTATACACAGCTAAAAGAGATATAGCTTTTAGTTGGCTTTAATTGGGATGTCTTCAAATTCTTGTGGATTTAagtttgtaattattatttaaaatacttGTGGATATGTTTTAATTGTACTGAATTCTTTTAGtattattatcaattaaatttcgACTTTAAATCAAAAGACTAAACTCTTAAGATTAAAAGTAAAGTTTCAAATGTacaaaaaaatttagagattAATAGCATAATTAAACCTAGTTTAATGGTGGGTTTGATTTGGTGGTATCAAAGATTCTAATGGATTGATCACGGATCCAAATGCATGAAAGCTTGGATTGTTTATTATAACTATTGCAACATGACTTTCTATTTATGTTTGCCAAGGTTCTCATTGTCTTATTGAGGAGCTTATTGGATCGTCTTTTGGGAGGGTAGTATGTTTGCAAAtgttaaatttttcataatttggtAAAGAAAATGTAAGtttagaataattttttatatttttatacattttaaagaattttaatgatttttatttttaaatttttttaattttaaaaaaaattaattaaatattgacgtGTCATGCACGTGGCAATCCACATGCATGTCATGTATGCCATGTAAGGaaagttaaaaaaatgttaatttttctatctattttgaaatgatttgataaaaaaacgtaagtttaaggactaaaaaaaAGTGAACAATTAAGTAGATAGCTAAAATGACTTGGAGAGCCCATTAAATCATTATACCAATAATAAACACTAATGTGAGAATATTTTGTCATTTTAATCATGTGAAATCTAGACAATGTGATTaatgggatttgaacccaaaacaccatagttttcaatgtatttatcatttaaattaaagCTTCCTTTGatccttaaaattaaaattttaaaatatatataatttttttcactcctatttaaataaaatttctttatatgACTTCACAATAGGTTAAACTACTAAAATAGCCCTtggaaaataatttgaaaataattgagCCCTTTATTGAAAAGTGCAATTAATTAGATCTTTAATCCAAAAATAACAATCAATTGGACTTTTTGAATTGTCATTCTCGTTAAGACTCTTGACAGACCGTTAAACTTATGTTGAGTGGATTTTAAGTGCCACATGTCGAAAATCTATTGGTCCATGTCATTTTTccgaaataaaataaattttattttattaatatttttaaaattaaaaaaaaatcatactgttgaatttattaatatatttggtGTTTCCCATGCATGTAATTTTTAAATcaatctaatatttttatcatatccatctaaaattttgtttagatTAATATCTATTTAACAGTTGAAAGTTTTATTTACATAAAACGaaaagtgagaaaattttaatCTATGCCAATCGTAGTATGCATAATCAATATAAATAGAGTATGACATATAACGGTTGAATTGCTAAAATATTAATCATGTAAAAAGTTACGGAAGGTGTAGTTTTACATCGGTATAAGTAGATCTCTCCCCTTttattaatgtaatattttatattattttggatagttTTGAGTGAAAgataaatatcataatttaaatatctcgtttttacaaaaaaacaatttatatctaaatttaataaaataaaatcgacttaatattttctaaattaagtGATAAAActtatctttttttaatatttatttttaaaaattctatattaagtaaaaattaaaatgattatcaaatgtatttaaaatattaaatgatgaaaattattttcaatgatttatatgaaaattttattacgAAAAAACTGCTAAATTTATATAACATTTTTTTAGTGTATAAAAGCTATATAAAAAATCAACTGAGTTGCATTTTTATCAGAATGGAAGGATGTGAGTTCAAGGGTGATAAAGTACATTTATTTTCCTATTTGATGATGGAAAGAGATTATAAATAACTCTAGTAATTGTATAGAAGATgaaaatatattagaaataacTGTGAATATTTGGTAAgttgatttatatatatgttaggAATCGACCCGGTTAActaacaaacaagtaaaaatagcgaaagaaattaagaaattgaacacacaaatttaacgtgaaaaatccctccaaagaggataaaaaaccatgagtaaagataattttactataatgacaaaagaacgaagagtacaaaagatagagataaaaactaaacccaaaaataaataaccctcaaaacgtgaatacaaaattctctaaatgtataatgagttctaatctctaataggttaaattcataggtcaaataataataaaataatctaaactaatcagagtttaattgaaacaaataaacagagtttaactgaaaaaatatttctcaaatttaactaaaataggagtcatactcaataaaataatatatataaaattgcacacctaatacttaaaagaaaatgattaattttaCAAAACCTCATAATTTTAACTGTTTGCAGAACACGAATTGAAGAGTAATAAAGTAATAACTATCAGAATAGATAATTTTAGTCTATTGCTTTCTAAGATATACAAATGAATAAAGGCCAAACATTTCAATCCAATTTCTTTCTCTCAATCTATTTTATCAGCAGTCAAACTCTGATGACTGGTAACAGACAATAGCCACTAGGGGCATACCGGCTGGCTAAGGATGGCGCCCAACTACTTTACCGCAGAGTAAGACATTAGAAGGAATGTCGTATTCGTTAGCAAGACTCCGAACAGGATTCCAGACTCTCAGATAAAATTGTTGCCCCAGATATTGCCTTTCCCATGATGCAGACCTCATGTTCCACATACCCTGGTTGTCCAGGGACACCAATATGGCTGTCCATGAATTTGGATACACCTGCCGAAACGAAAGCATCAGTAGCAGGAAAAGTTTGTTTATGGAGATGGCCTAAATAGGTATTATCTTCGAATTGTTCTTAACATGCTAAAATGCCAATTGCAATTATGGTCAATAAGTTACAAGAGGAAAAGGACATTGGTTTGATCAAAAGTTGTATGGCATTTCTAATGtgggtaaaatttgaaacatTTGTTACATAATACAGAAATTTAATAGGCATAAACTGCAAGCAATGCTCAATAAAAACAGTTGTTTTCGGTTCTTGAGGTGGCATTACCTGAGTTGTGTGTCTCGTAAGAGCATCAACTAGATTGTAGGTTCTTCTTTTCTTTGGACTCCACTGTCCTGAGCCAAAACTGTATGTATTGTAGTATTAGAAATGGTAAGAACATATTCAGCAAGAGAAATGAAATAGAACAACTAACATGGCACTGTGACTCACCCAACAACCCAAAAATCATAACCGTCAAGATGCCAAGATTGCATGGCGTTTTCGTTGTTCTGAAAGACAACTTCCAGAAAATCATGGAGATTAGTTGGCATAACGGAGGTAGCAACAGTTGCGGCAACACCTGAAGGAACGCCTTGAACGGCGTTCATGCTAAAAACTCCCGGAATATTAAAGTAATCAGCGAGCTTCAGAGGGGTATCCGCATTAACATAGGAGACACCATTCACTGCATACCGCAGCTTTCCATTTATATAAGATGCTGAGTTGGCCAAGACAATCGTCTTGGTTGGTGTAATCTTCCCATAATGGAATGAACCCTGAGGATTAGGCCTCGCTGCATTAGATGTCAAATTCCACCTTcaaggaaatgaagaaaagaataatCAGATAAGATCATTTTTTATCCAAGTTCAAGAATGAAGTGTTGCATCAAACACAAGAAGCCAATACGATCTTCCGTCAACTAGTACCTATATGTTCTTGCCTGCTGCATTGACCAATGATATTTGTAAGCAGGCGCAGCTGGTAGCGGTCCAGAAACTGCGGTTTGCGAGTTTGAATAGTGCAACACCGCAGTTGCAGTGAGAACAGTCCTTGTAAATCTTGTGGATGCAACAATGTAGTAGTCCTTTGGTGGTTGATTTAAGGTTACTAAGACAGTCACGGATTGTCCCACATGCACATCAAGAGAGTCATATAAGTTCTGAATTACATGAGAGCCTTCGACCTCAACCAACTTCATCGAATGGCCCTGAATCCTGAAGTTCAGTGAGGTGGACAATCCAACATTTGAGATTCTGAACATGTAAGTTTTGCCTGAAACACCACAAATAAAACTTATTCAGTAAAGGCATGATTCCCTTTTGGAAAATGTAAGAGGAATCTTCATTTAATCGTATTGAATAAATTAATCTAAATGCAATGAATTATAAGCAATTAAACGTGATAGGAAATAGGAATACTAAGTTATGGATGACCTTGTTCTCCAGTAAAGGTGGTTTTAGTCTGCCCATTTATAAGGACTCCATGGGGAAAGGGAAGAGATTTTCCGGAGTCCAAAGTTTGCTGCAGTGCCtgtaaaaaacaaaacaattatattATGAGTGAAGTATATATGGCAGGGAAAAACTTGGTGCATGGCCAGAAAATCTTAACAAAAGAGAAGTGTGAAAACTAACCTTGTGGCTGGTCTTGTACCAGTCACCAATAAGTAAAGTGAAATCTCCATCAGGATTTGCATAAGGAATTGGGATCACACTTCTATGGTATATATTGAGTGCTCCAAATCCTCCAGCAGCTCTATGCATTAGAGTTGATGGGAAATATGTGTAGGACCCAATCTGATCCTTGGCTTGGAACTTGTAGGTATAGTTTGAGTTTGGAGGGATAGGGCAATTGGTTCCCAACACTCCATCCTGCCATGAGTTCTTCCTTTGCTTTACGCCATTCCTGTTGTGATCAGACCAATCCCCCATTTATCATTGAAAAAATGGCATGATTCTATATAGCATAATCAGGTGAACACAGGAAAACAACGGAAAAGTCAGGGTTTAAAGTTGCAAAAAGAATCAAGTCATTTTTAAGCGGCCATCAAACGTTACTGCAGAAAAACACAGACGTTTCCTGGTCTGGAAGTTTCATCTTTCATTGTTATGTTCAACAAAATTGAGATGAAGTTAAAATTTACAGGGAAGAAGAAGACAAGTCACAATTTTAGAGATATCCATTGATAATTTCTTAGTTGAGGTTGTGAACAACAGCAAGAATGAAAGTATATAAATCAGACGAGCCAATGTGAGATAAGGATATGAGAGACCCACCATGTCAACAAGAAAGGCTGATCAAGCTTGTTAATGAGATTCAAGATAATGTTGTTATTAGTCACCACATCAAGTTTTGGCCCAGGAAACTGATTATTGATAAGGATGACCTTGCAAAAAATACACACAACTTTTTAGAACCCCAAAATCAGATCCACATCAATAGCCTTTACTTTCAacattccaaaaaaaaaacagattccCTATAAATATATACCTGCTGGGGAGCTCCAAGAATAGAACGAGTGCCATAAGTGACAGTCCAAGTGTAATACAAGTATGGATCTTCAGCATTCACCAGGGAAACAGCCAAAACAGCCAAAACTCCAATAATCAAATGAAGCTTCATCACTGGTTTTCCCATATCTGAACGTCACTCATAAATAAACCATTGGTTAGTCACTAAAACCAACTACAGAACTTGATAGAATTGTGATACCAGAGCATCTTTGACTAAAAGAGTAACTTACCTGTTTCTGGACTCCctggaaaggaaaggaaagctATTTTGAGGACACAATCTAAACAAAGAAGTACGTAGTTTTTATAAGAACCGGGGCAGGAAAAAGCTACACTAGGTAGTGGTCcattcttttttattaatttatagaactaataaaaaagaaaaaggaatttcTTGTTAGTTGATGAGGTAAAGGCTGTCGCGGTTAACTAATATTCGGCGCATTCCACGCGTTTTCCGCGTTATGATAATTGCTTCCACCTAAAGCTTATAATCCACTCATTCACTCTTTCCTTCACtagaatatatttatatattgcctCCTGCTATCCCGCCATTGATT is part of the Gossypium hirsutum isolate 1008001.06 chromosome D11, Gossypium_hirsutum_v2.1, whole genome shotgun sequence genome and encodes:
- the LOC107913137 gene encoding L-ascorbate oxidase homolog, encoding MGKPVMKLHLIIGVLAVLAVSLVNAEDPYLYYTWTVTYGTRSILGAPQQVILINNQFPGPKLDVVTNNNIILNLINKLDQPFLLTWNGVKQRKNSWQDGVLGTNCPIPPNSNYTYKFQAKDQIGSYTYFPSTLMHRAAGGFGALNIYHRSVIPIPYANPDGDFTLLIGDWYKTSHKALQQTLDSGKSLPFPHGVLINGQTKTTFTGEQGKTYMFRISNVGLSTSLNFRIQGHSMKLVEVEGSHVIQNLYDSLDVHVGQSVTVLVTLNQPPKDYYIVASTRFTRTVLTATAVLHYSNSQTAVSGPLPAAPAYKYHWSMQQARTYRWNLTSNAARPNPQGSFHYGKITPTKTIVLANSASYINGKLRYAVNGVSYVNADTPLKLADYFNIPGVFSMNAVQGVPSGVAATVATSVMPTNLHDFLEVVFQNNENAMQSWHLDGYDFWVVGFGSGQWSPKKRRTYNLVDALTRHTTQVYPNSWTAILVSLDNQGMWNMRSASWERQYLGQQFYLRVWNPVRSLANEYDIPSNVLLCGKVVGRHP